Proteins encoded within one genomic window of Lentisphaerota bacterium:
- a CDS encoding IS91 family transposase, which translates to MRPIIPEVVNKFLDCGDLERGFARVRCDHCKHEYLLAFSCKGRWFCPSCHQKKVQLFGALLTETILFPVP; encoded by the coding sequence CATCCCCGAGGTCGTGAACAAGTTCCTGGACTGCGGCGACCTCGAACGCGGCTTCGCCCGCGTGCGCTGCGATCACTGCAAGCACGAGTACCTGCTCGCGTTTTCGTGCAAGGGGCGCTGGTTCTGCCCATCATGCCACCAGAAGAAGGTCCAGCTTTTCGGCGCGTTGCTGACCGAGACGATCCTGTTCCCCGTGCCCCA